A genomic window from Litoribacterium kuwaitense includes:
- a CDS encoding ABC transporter ATP-binding protein: protein MNETTKQKPLLDVRQLKTYYPITGGFFRRSIGHVKAVDGISFTIQQGETLGLVGESGCGKSTAGRTILRLLDPTDGTILFNGEDITSIRGQQLRKQRQHFQMVFQDPYASLNPMMNVGAIVSEPLHNYPRNNEKNRKEEVMDLLEKVGLPREAYYKYPHEFSGGQRQRIGIARALILRPKLIIADEPVSALDVSVQSQVLNLLKSLQKEFDLTFLFIAHDLSVVKHMSDSIGVMYLGKLVEHANKHSLYSEPLHPYTKALVSAIPEPDPERKKERIILTGDVPSPVDPPTGCSFHPRCPFAMDKCRVTEPALKEVKPGHRVACYLY, encoded by the coding sequence GCAGCTAAAAACATATTACCCAATTACTGGGGGGTTCTTCAGGCGTTCAATTGGTCATGTAAAAGCTGTCGATGGGATATCATTTACGATTCAACAAGGAGAAACGTTAGGCTTGGTCGGAGAATCAGGGTGTGGGAAGTCGACAGCAGGCCGAACGATATTACGCCTCCTCGACCCGACTGATGGAACAATTCTATTTAATGGAGAAGACATCACATCGATTCGTGGACAACAGCTTCGTAAGCAGCGTCAGCATTTTCAGATGGTTTTTCAAGACCCTTATGCGTCGTTGAATCCGATGATGAATGTAGGAGCGATTGTGTCTGAGCCATTGCATAATTACCCAAGGAACAACGAGAAAAACCGTAAAGAAGAAGTGATGGATTTATTAGAGAAGGTCGGTTTACCTAGAGAAGCTTATTATAAATATCCCCATGAGTTTTCAGGAGGACAGCGGCAACGGATTGGCATTGCCCGCGCGCTCATATTACGTCCAAAATTAATTATCGCAGATGAGCCTGTCTCTGCTTTGGATGTATCCGTGCAATCGCAAGTGTTGAATCTTTTGAAGAGTTTGCAAAAGGAGTTTGACCTCACTTTTTTATTTATTGCTCACGACTTAAGTGTCGTGAAGCATATGAGTGATTCCATCGGAGTGATGTATTTAGGAAAGCTTGTCGAGCACGCAAATAAGCATAGTTTGTACAGCGAACCGCTTCATCCGTATACGAAAGCGCTTGTTTCGGCGATCCCTGAGCCTGATCCAGAGCGGAAAAAAGAACGTATCATCTTGACAGGAGATGTCCCAAGCCCTGTTGATCCGCCAACTGGCTGCTCCTTTCATCCACGCTGCCCGTTTGCGATGGACAAATGCAGGGTAACAGAGCCTGCTTTAAAGGAGGTGAAGCCGGGGCATCGTGTCGCTTGTTATTTGTATTGA
- the opp4B gene encoding oligopeptide ABC transporter permease, with protein MIIYILRRIAIIVPMLFLLSVVVFSLAKMMPGDAFAGEIDPTMTDAAYIEEMREKLGYNDPIYIQYGRWLGDILQGDFGQSFVHKRPVLELIMSRIPNTIFLAVSALLITWTFALVMGMVSGRSPYTLSDKAISVFNYFGLAIPSYILALFAIYFLSFNLGWFPSTGSVDVNAEPGTWAFFQSRVYHVILPALCLGAFSTANYTQFLRNDIIENSRKDYVRTARAKGTRESRIYNKHIFRNSLIPLVTLFGFEIGGLIGGAIITESIFTYPGIGQLFLESINRRDYTVVMALTMILSLFTLIGSLVADLLYGAIDPRIRLE; from the coding sequence GTGATTATTTACATTTTACGACGGATTGCCATCATTGTCCCAATGCTCTTCCTTTTATCTGTAGTGGTATTCAGCCTGGCAAAAATGATGCCAGGCGATGCCTTTGCAGGTGAAATTGATCCGACAATGACCGATGCTGCTTATATTGAAGAAATGCGTGAAAAGCTAGGGTATAATGATCCAATATATATACAATATGGACGCTGGCTCGGTGACATCCTTCAAGGTGACTTCGGACAATCGTTTGTTCATAAACGACCGGTGTTGGAGCTCATCATGTCACGGATTCCAAATACGATATTTTTGGCTGTGAGTGCGTTGCTCATTACATGGACGTTTGCGCTTGTTATGGGTATGGTGTCAGGGAGAAGTCCCTATACACTTTCAGATAAGGCGATTAGTGTGTTTAATTATTTTGGGCTGGCCATTCCTTCATATATTCTAGCCCTATTCGCGATCTATTTTTTATCATTTAACCTTGGTTGGTTCCCTTCAACTGGTTCTGTTGATGTCAATGCCGAGCCTGGAACGTGGGCATTTTTTCAAAGTCGTGTCTATCACGTCATTTTGCCGGCCCTTTGCTTAGGCGCTTTTTCAACCGCAAATTATACACAATTTTTACGTAATGACATTATCGAAAACAGTCGTAAAGATTATGTGCGCACGGCACGGGCGAAAGGGACGAGAGAATCACGTATTTACAATAAGCATATTTTTCGCAACTCATTGATCCCGCTCGTCACACTCTTTGGTTTCGAAATCGGTGGATTAATTGGTGGCGCGATTATTACCGAGTCGATTTTTACTTACCCAGGTATTGGGCAGCTTTTTCTTGAGTCGATCAACCGTAGAGATTACACCGTCGTCATGGCATTAACGATGATTTTATCGCTATTTACGCTTATTGGCAGCTTAGTCGCTGATCTGTTATACGGTGCGATTGATCCGCGCATCCGTTTAGAATAG
- the opp4C gene encoding oligopeptide ABC transporter permease translates to MNQQTTIVNPNPKKYDIDQKGLSPWAVARGKFIRNIPAMTGLIFLIVLTLLCVIWPMFSAQDLERINYTQMDQPPSLAHWLGTDANGRDVFASTLKAGQTSLLIGYMCMFFIVLIGTCIGSISGFFGGRVDAILMRFTDFVMIFPFLVFVIVLNSILVGMGFNSGPWVLIIVLSVLSWGGVARLVRGKVLAEKENEYVASAVSIGSRPATIIRKHLLPNVASVIIVQATLLLATTIVAESGLSFIGFGVPSDVPTWGNMMSAARESEVLREKWWVWVPPAFCVVATLISINFVGEGLKDALNPKSTR, encoded by the coding sequence TTGAATCAGCAAACGACAATCGTCAACCCAAATCCTAAGAAGTACGATATAGACCAAAAAGGGCTATCTCCTTGGGCAGTTGCGCGAGGAAAGTTTATTCGGAATATTCCAGCGATGACTGGACTTATATTTTTAATTGTACTCACGCTTCTTTGTGTGATTTGGCCGATGTTTTCCGCACAGGATTTAGAACGAATTAACTATACGCAAATGGACCAGCCTCCTTCATTAGCGCATTGGCTCGGAACAGATGCGAATGGACGTGACGTCTTTGCCAGTACGCTTAAAGCAGGGCAAACGTCGCTGTTGATCGGGTACATGTGTATGTTTTTTATCGTGCTTATTGGGACATGTATCGGCTCAATCTCTGGATTTTTCGGCGGGAGAGTGGATGCTATTCTCATGCGTTTTACCGATTTCGTAATGATTTTTCCCTTTCTCGTCTTTGTCATAGTTTTAAACTCGATATTAGTCGGAATGGGTTTTAATTCGGGACCGTGGGTATTGATCATCGTATTATCTGTCCTCTCTTGGGGAGGCGTTGCCAGGCTCGTGCGGGGGAAGGTGCTGGCTGAGAAGGAAAATGAATATGTCGCTTCGGCTGTCTCTATTGGGTCTCGCCCTGCGACCATTATTCGCAAGCACCTGCTGCCAAACGTTGCTTCAGTCATTATCGTCCAAGCGACACTGCTGCTAGCGACAACAATCGTTGCCGAATCAGGCTTAAGCTTTATCGGCTTCGGTGTGCCGTCTGATGTACCGACATGGGGCAATATGATGTCTGCAGCCAGAGAATCAGAAGTGCTTCGGGAAAAGTGGTGGGTTTGGGTGCCGCCAGCGTTTTGTGTCGTAGCGACGCTCATTTCGATTAATTTTGTCGGTGAAGGTCTAAAGGATGCGCTAAATCCAAAATCAACAAGGTAA
- a CDS encoding DUF3603 family protein, translated as MLYLHDVWVNWFEGEENGYNVCAFHEWRKDDTIEVLDQIPVLKVSPALYQRIENDLLPLPKQLLSKVYNKSYMRKNHERISLEYCFIVTDGDGILAVNTIGYDIPVRKSRIIPRQEQLVYDMVAQKDPTFHELPDQEHQNKDYHLYSPSPEDMSGLTRKERQLKKVLYMAMDHLKQNANEAEMRYWCTEWDPTAYEIIQTLSFHQAWNWMYEGVRKGWSHQHAQVTASLIRGQTYLEKLWDLEETSKVR; from the coding sequence ATGTTATATTTACACGATGTATGGGTCAATTGGTTTGAGGGAGAAGAAAATGGCTACAATGTGTGTGCGTTCCATGAGTGGAGAAAGGACGATACGATTGAGGTGCTTGATCAAATTCCCGTTTTAAAGGTTTCACCAGCCCTGTATCAAAGAATTGAAAACGACCTGCTCCCTTTGCCAAAGCAATTGCTCTCAAAAGTATATAATAAAAGCTATATGCGTAAAAATCACGAAAGAATCTCGTTAGAATATTGCTTTATCGTAACTGATGGCGATGGAATTTTGGCTGTCAACACCATTGGATACGACATTCCTGTTCGTAAAAGTCGCATTATTCCGCGCCAGGAGCAGCTCGTCTATGATATGGTCGCTCAGAAAGATCCGACTTTTCATGAGCTTCCAGATCAAGAACATCAGAACAAAGACTATCATCTTTATTCTCCATCACCAGAGGATATGTCTGGGTTAACACGGAAGGAAAGACAGTTGAAAAAAGTGTTGTATATGGCGATGGATCATTTAAAGCAAAATGCCAATGAAGCTGAAATGCGTTATTGGTGTACAGAATGGGACCCGACAGCCTATGAAATTATTCAAACCCTTTCGTTCCATCAAGCTTGGAATTGGATGTATGAAGGGGTTCGTAAAGGCTGGAGTCATCAACACGCTCAAGTCACAGCGTCTTTAATCCGGGGACAGACGTATTTAGAAAAACTGTGGGATTTAGAAGAGACGAGTAAAGTGAGATAA
- the trpS gene encoding tryptophan--tRNA ligase: MKTVFSGVQPSGIPTIGNYIGALQYFADLQTDDQECFYCVVNQHAITVPQKKEELKKQTRSMAALYLAVGIDPEQSTVFIQSEVPAHAQLGWILQCLSTIGELERMTQFKDKSATATSVSAGLLTYPPLMAADILLYDTDIVPVGEDQKQHLEITKTLAERFNRRYNDIFTIPEVQIAKEGARIMSLQDPLKKMSKSDSNPKAYISMLDSDAQMRKKIMSAVTDSEGSVVYNKEEKPGVANLMTILSSCTKESYTDIEEKYRGKGYGEFKKDVAEAVVAKFGPIRDKHNELVESNELDVVLDRGAEKANARANKMLKKAERAFGLLRS; this comes from the coding sequence ATGAAAACCGTCTTTTCAGGTGTCCAACCAAGTGGTATTCCTACGATTGGAAACTATATTGGAGCGCTTCAGTATTTTGCTGATTTACAAACAGATGATCAAGAATGCTTTTACTGCGTTGTAAACCAGCATGCCATTACTGTACCCCAAAAAAAAGAAGAGTTAAAAAAACAAACGCGTTCTATGGCAGCACTGTACCTCGCCGTAGGCATTGACCCCGAGCAGTCCACGGTATTTATTCAATCGGAGGTCCCTGCCCATGCTCAATTAGGGTGGATTCTCCAATGTTTAAGTACCATCGGTGAATTGGAGCGTATGACGCAATTTAAAGATAAATCAGCCACCGCAACATCAGTCTCAGCTGGTTTACTAACCTATCCCCCTTTAATGGCGGCAGATATTTTATTATATGATACAGACATCGTCCCTGTCGGAGAGGACCAAAAACAGCATCTTGAAATTACGAAAACGTTAGCTGAGCGCTTTAATCGTCGTTATAACGACATTTTCACCATCCCAGAAGTGCAAATTGCTAAAGAAGGCGCTCGAATTATGAGCTTACAAGACCCATTGAAAAAAATGAGTAAGTCAGATAGCAACCCTAAAGCTTACATCTCAATGCTTGACTCTGATGCACAAATGCGCAAAAAAATTATGAGTGCCGTCACAGATTCCGAAGGCTCTGTCGTGTACAACAAAGAGGAAAAACCAGGGGTTGCAAACCTTATGACAATTTTAAGCTCTTGCACGAAGGAGTCTTATACAGATATTGAGGAAAAGTATCGCGGTAAAGGGTACGGGGAGTTTAAAAAAGACGTCGCAGAAGCCGTCGTTGCAAAATTCGGTCCAATTCGCGACAAACATAACGAACTTGTTGAAAGCAATGAATTAGACGTTGTTCTTGACCGAGGTGCGGAAAAAGCGAATGCACGCGCAAACAAAATGCTCAAAAAAGCGGAAAGAGCGTTTGGATTGCTTCGTTCATAG
- a CDS encoding putative glycoside hydrolase, with the protein MKKWFITCLMVLFCVFPNGIQAQSESEAHQMRELAMAPLTIPERMARFTYDSGYHFTYPDAVRGVYVTGYSAGGAKFDSLTKLLDDTDLNSMVIDIKDDSGYITFELPEDHPDAKYSRNFISDPEAMMKTLEEKEIYPIARIVVFKDTVWAEDKPEVSFTQNGQVWTNGSGDAFVNPFMKEVWERNVAIAEEAAKMGFQEIQFDYVRFPEGFETRDEELTYSLGDYQDGDADNVQKRVNAVTDFVAYAREELSYYDVDVSVDIFGYAATLPEAPGIGQNFSKISENVDVISSMIYPSHWTSYFGIAKPDLEPYNLVDAYAKVENKKLAELNDPPVSRPWIQDFTASWLGSGNYLQYGKQEVEAQIKALQDNGINEYLLWNASNRYTENVDFTP; encoded by the coding sequence ATGAAAAAATGGTTTATCACTTGCCTAATGGTATTATTTTGCGTTTTTCCGAACGGCATTCAGGCTCAGTCTGAGTCAGAAGCGCACCAAATGCGTGAATTGGCAATGGCGCCATTGACAATTCCCGAACGCATGGCTCGTTTTACATACGATTCCGGCTATCATTTTACTTATCCAGACGCTGTACGAGGGGTTTACGTTACGGGGTACTCAGCGGGTGGCGCAAAGTTCGATTCATTAACGAAACTGCTTGATGACACGGACTTAAACTCGATGGTGATCGATATAAAAGACGACAGTGGTTATATTACATTTGAGCTTCCTGAAGATCATCCTGATGCGAAATACAGCCGCAACTTTATTAGTGACCCTGAAGCAATGATGAAAACACTTGAAGAAAAGGAGATTTATCCGATCGCCCGGATTGTTGTGTTTAAAGACACCGTTTGGGCAGAAGATAAGCCCGAAGTGAGCTTTACCCAAAACGGACAAGTGTGGACGAATGGCTCCGGTGATGCTTTCGTGAATCCGTTTATGAAGGAAGTATGGGAACGAAATGTAGCCATTGCTGAAGAAGCAGCAAAAATGGGCTTCCAAGAAATTCAATTTGATTACGTTCGCTTCCCAGAAGGTTTTGAAACACGTGATGAGGAATTGACGTATTCCTTAGGAGATTATCAAGATGGCGATGCTGACAATGTCCAAAAGCGCGTCAATGCAGTGACAGATTTTGTCGCGTATGCAAGAGAAGAACTTTCTTATTATGATGTTGACGTTTCTGTAGATATTTTTGGCTATGCCGCGACACTGCCAGAAGCTCCTGGCATTGGGCAAAACTTCAGTAAGATCTCTGAGAATGTCGATGTCATTTCATCAATGATTTATCCTAGCCATTGGACGAGTTATTTCGGGATCGCTAAACCAGACTTAGAGCCATATAACCTTGTCGATGCTTACGCCAAGGTAGAGAATAAGAAACTTGCTGAATTGAATGATCCACCGGTCTCACGCCCATGGATACAAGACTTTACCGCGAGCTGGCTTGGAAGTGGTAACTACTTGCAATACGGCAAACAAGAAGTGGAAGCGCAGATTAAAGCGTTGCAAGACAATGGGATTAACGAATATTTACTTTGGAATGCATCCAATAGGTACACAGAAAATGTAGACTTCACACCTTAA
- a CDS encoding GNAT family N-acetyltransferase, with the protein MNWYEKLNDYFPVEEMKSRKHMEILLREKSNMYYKDEGPNHVMMYVETPDFCFIDYLFVSKDARGQGLGHQLIAKLKKKDKPIILEVEPIDYEDTDTEKRMRFYQREGFHHAKSIGYKRRSLATDEVNTLEILYWSPSDASEESIYEQMKHTYEAIHTYKDIEVYGQSYEPVHEVFTYKGKEK; encoded by the coding sequence ATGAATTGGTATGAAAAGCTGAATGATTATTTCCCAGTTGAAGAGATGAAGTCACGTAAACATATGGAAATTTTACTGCGTGAAAAAAGTAATATGTATTATAAGGATGAAGGACCGAACCACGTGATGATGTATGTCGAAACCCCTGATTTTTGCTTTATCGATTATTTATTTGTTTCCAAGGATGCTCGTGGGCAAGGATTAGGCCATCAGTTGATAGCAAAGCTAAAAAAGAAAGATAAACCAATCATTTTAGAAGTAGAGCCTATTGATTACGAAGATACAGATACAGAAAAGCGCATGCGTTTTTACCAACGAGAAGGCTTTCATCATGCCAAATCAATTGGTTATAAGCGTAGGTCATTAGCAACAGACGAAGTGAATACATTGGAAATTCTCTACTGGTCACCTAGCGACGCTTCTGAGGAATCGATTTACGAGCAGATGAAACATACGTATGAAGCAATTCATACTTATAAAGATATAGAAGTCTATGGGCAATCGTATGAGCCAGTCCACGAAGTGTTTACGTATAAAGGTAAGGAAAAATAA
- the spxA gene encoding transcriptional regulator SpxA: MVNLYTSPSCTSCRKARAWLEEHEIPFEERNIFSEPLSVDEIKQILRMTEDGTDEIISTRSKVFQKLNVQVESLSLQELFELMSEHPGLLRRPIIMDEKRLQVGYNEDEIRRFLPRKVRTFQLQEAQRLVN; the protein is encoded by the coding sequence ATGGTTAATTTATATACATCACCTAGCTGTACATCTTGTAGAAAAGCACGTGCATGGCTTGAAGAGCATGAAATTCCATTCGAAGAGAGAAATATTTTTTCAGAGCCTTTGAGTGTGGATGAAATAAAACAAATATTGAGAATGACCGAAGATGGTACCGATGAGATTATTTCAACGCGTTCTAAAGTTTTTCAAAAGCTAAATGTTCAAGTTGAAAGCTTGTCACTTCAAGAGCTCTTTGAACTGATGAGTGAGCATCCTGGACTCTTGCGTCGTCCAATCATCATGGATGAAAAACGTCTTCAAGTCGGTTATAATGAAGACGAAATTCGTCGCTTCTTGCCACGTAAGGTTCGGACTTTCCAATTACAAGAAGCTCAACGCTTAGTGAACTAA